From one Planococcus citri chromosome 3, ihPlaCitr1.1, whole genome shotgun sequence genomic stretch:
- the LOC135839874 gene encoding uncharacterized protein LOC135839874: MTKRAAWSEEELRAALDEIKEGSSIRTAAIRHNVPRSTVRNHLKTGVTKKRMGRTRVLQMYHEEQLVSRIVRFAQTGMSITNNVITRSVFTFCKENYIDNPFNKDVAKAGRKWLRDFLDRNPGIVPRKAVPSVSAESAKKLNRVIVHDYFERLNAAMTKLDVHDKPECVYNLDVMDCRLTLHCPANIPPKVRKLANLPSSGQAEHLVLINCGNACGQSIPPYVLVKHRRYRPKDEWTTNLPAGTKFCVAPDGRMTTEVFARWLQHFSNHRANQQGPALLIFDSTFCQLDACIMTEAAKHNLTLISLPINCTRDLQPLRQGFFNSFESLWDANILKFAEENPGVKVTLANFSSIFKHVWQESMTISNLTDAFEDTGIFPFDESAIPDEAYIPAHLTADTDLGPPIVDCRIPFVDCNSPLEDDDVPFSDDCSGSFVNSTDYYDTSCFSLDRLLELIYNDHTYS; encoded by the exons aTGACGAAGCGAGCTGCTTGGTCGGAGGAAGAGCTACGTGCAGCGTTAGACGAAATAAAGGAAGGAAGTAGTATACGTACTGCAGCCATAAGACACAATGTTCCGCGTAGTACAGTAAGGAATCATTTGAAGACAg GAGTAACAAAAAAGCGTATGGGTAGAACACGTGTCTTGCAAATGTATCACGAAGAACAATTGGTATCAAGAATTGTTCGTTTTGCTCAGACTGGAATGTCGATAACCAATAACGTTATAACAAGGAGCGTTTTTACTTTCTGCAAAGAAAACTATATCGATAATCCTTTCAATAAAGACGTGGCTAAAGCCGGAAGAAAATGGTTGAGAGACTTTCTGGACAGAAATCCTGGCATTGTTCCTAGAAAAGCTGTACCTTCAGTTTCAG ctGAATCTGCGAAGAAATTGAATCGGGTAATTGTACACGATTACTTCGAAAGATTGAATGCAGCAATGACTAAACTCGATGTTCATGATAAGCCAGAATGTGTCTATAACTTGGACGTAATGGACTGTCGATTGACGCTACATTGTCCTGCGAACATTCCTCCTAAAGTACGTAAACTTGCCAATTTACCTAGTAGCGGACAAGCGGAACATTTGGTACTCATCAACTGTGGAAACGCCTGCGGACAGAGCATCCCTCCCTACGTACTAGTGAAGCATAGACGTTATCGTCCGAAAGACGAATGGACTACGAATTTACCCGCCGGAACGAAGTTTTGTGTGGCGCCGGACGGACGTATGACCACTGAAGTATTTGCCAGATGGCTTCAGCATTTTTCCAACCATAGAGCCAACCAGCAAGGACCAGCTCTACTCATTTTCGACAGTACGTTCTGCCAACTTGACGCTTGTATCATGACTGAGGCTGCTAAACATAACTTAACGCTGATAAGTTTACCAATTAACTGTACGCGTGATCTCCAACCTTTGCGCCAAGGATTTTTTAACTCTTTTGAAAGTCTTTGGGACGCTAATATCTTGAAATTCGCCGAAGAAAATCCCGGTGTAAAAGTAACCTTGGCGAATTTCAGCTCCATTTTTAAACATGTATGGCAGGAAAGCATGACGATCTCAAATTTGACCGATGCATTCGAAGATACCGGTATTTTTCCTTTTGATGAGTCAGCCATTCCGGATGAAGCATACATTCCTGCACATCTTACCGCCGATACGGATTTAGGTCCTCCTATTGTAGACTGTCGTATTCCTTTTGTAGACTGTAATTCTCCTTTGGAAGACGACGATGTTCCTTTTTCAGACGACTGCAGTGGTTCTTTCGTAAATTCGACTGATTATTATGATACCAGTTGTTTTTCTCTAGATCGTTTATTAGAGCTTATTTACAACGATCATACGTATTCATAG